The Ornithinibacillus sp. 4-3 region CTTGCTGCAGATCGTTTAACATATCGCATGTACGCTATTATTGATGAGGACTTTTCACGTGGAGCGAAAGAGAAAAAGCATGTGGATGATGTAGAAGGAACAGCGGAAGCACTAGCACCAATCTTAGAAACGGATGAAGCATTTTTAATTGAACAAATCGAAAATGGTAAAGAAAAAGGCAGCTTCCAAGTAGAATTTGGAAAAGTTGGTAGAGAGCTATCGCAAAAAACAAAGGTAGCGATTGAAGAATTGAAATTACCAGGAATTCAATTTGATGAAGAGCCTGTTCGTTATTATCCAAACGGTGTGTTTGCATCACATATTATTGGTTTTGCTCAAAAAAATAATGAAACGGAAGAATTGCATGGCGTAACTGGAATAGAAAAGGATTTAGATGAATTACTAAGTGGGAAAAATGGTGAGGTTAGCTATCAACGAGATTTATATAATAAAAAGCTTCTCGATCCAGATGAAGTAGTTCAAAAGCCTTTAGATGGCCATGATGTATATTTGACTATTGAGCAAAAAATCCAAACATTATTAGACGATGCAATGACAGAGGTTGAAAGTACTTATGAACCTGAGCGAATTACTGCAGTTGTAATGAATGCAAAAACTGGTGAAATTGTGGCAATGAGTAACCGTCCTAGTTACGATCCCAATTATCCAGCAGATGTAGAAAATTGGTATAACGATGTAATATCAAGCCCATTTGAACCAGGTTCTACCGTGAAAATGTTTACTTGGGCTGCGGCAATTGATGCAGGAGTTTATGAAGGTAGTGAGCTTTTTAAATCAGGAAGGTATCAAATAAACCAACGTATCGAACCTATTGGTGACCATAACCAAGGAGAAGGCTGGGGAACAATTAGCTATGATGAAGGCTTCGCACGCTCATCAAATGTTGCTGCTTCCAAGCTCGTATGGGAAGAGCTAGGTCCAGAGAAATTTTTAGAGTATTTAGAGGCATTTGATTTTGATAAGAAAACATCTATTGATTTACCTGGTGAAATTCCTGGAAGAATTCTCTATAATTGGCCATTGGAAAAAATAACAACTTCGTTTGGACAAGGAAGTACAATGACTCCTATTCAGCAAATAAAAGCAGCATCAGCTTTTGCTAATGGTGGGAAAATGTTACAACCATATGTAATCGACAAAATCGTTGATCCAAACACAGGAGAAATTATTGAGGAAAAGGAACCAAAAGTAGTTGGTGAACCGATTTCAGAACAAACAGCAGCAGAGGTTATTGATTTGTTAGATCTAGTTGTAAATTCTGAAGAAGGTACTGGGCAAATGTACCAACTTGATTCTTATTCGGCGATTGGTAAAACTGGAACAGCAGAAATTCCAGATCCAAAAGGAGAAACTGCTTATTTAACAGGGAAAAATAACTATGTTTTTTCTTTCTTAGGAATGGCACCTAAGGATGATCCAGAATTAATCATGCATATCTCAGTGAAGCAGCCAAAATTAGATGATGGTGAATCGGGATCTGCTCCAGTTTCTTATATTTTTAGAAATGTAATGGAGAATGGTCTGCACTATTTAAATATTGAACCAGATCAAGAGGAAAACCAGGAAGCACAAGTTGTAAAATTACCTAATTTAATTAATGAAAATGTAGAACAGGTTTATCAATTACTAACAGAACAAGGTTTACGAGTTTCCATTGTTGGTAAAGGAGAGAGAATACAGGAAGCAAGTGCTAGACAAGGCACAGAACTGCTTATCAATGATCGACTTATCCTGATAACAGAGGAACCGACAATGCCAGATGTAACTGGCTGGTCGTACCGTGAAATTTTACTATTTGCTGAAATGCTTGATATGAAATTAGAAACTATCGGAAATGGTTATGTAGTGAAGCAAAGTGTGGAAGAAGGAATGGAGTTAAAAGAGAATGATTATTTAGCTGTAGAGCTTCTTCCGCCTACAGAAAAACCAAAGCCAGAAGAAGAGAAGAAAGAAGAAAGACAGGAATAAACACATGTAGGAATGCTAGAAAGACAGTGTTCTATTCGACTTTGTAAGCTCATATAGTTGAACAAGCCTTTTATACTTAAAGGAGATGAATTATGAAATTTGTTTCAACGATGATGACGAAAAAGCGAATAGTTACTGTTTTTCTTTTTGGAATTTTACTATTTATTGTGATTGCTCTACGTCTAGCTTATGTACAATTGGTAATGACAGACAGATTGACATCAGAGGCGAATGACTTATGGAGTAGAGATATTTCGTTTGCTGCTAATCGTGGAGATATATTAGATGCACAAGGAAAACCAATAGCGGATAGTACTGCTGCGCTTTCTGTAATGGTAGTTCCTAGTCAAATTGAGGACAAAGAGACAGTCGCACAGGCCTTTATGGATATTTTGAATATGGATTATAAGCAGGCAATTGAATTTATCACAAAGAGGGAATCGATTGTCCGTGTTCAACCACATGGCAGAAAAATATCTACAGAACAGGAAGAAGAATTAAAGAAATTAGATCTTAAAGGAGTTTATCTCGCAAAAGATTCTAAACGCCATTATCCTTATGATAATTATTTATCACATGTATTAGGTTTTACGGGTATTGATAATCAAGGTTTAATGGGGCTAGAGCTTTTTTATGATGAAAAGTTAAGTGGAAAAGAAGGGAAGCTCTCGTATTTTTCAGATGCAAAGGGAAGAAGACTAGAGGAATCAGCAGATTTTTATATGGCAGCAGAAGATGGTTTGCATTTACGCACAACCATTGATTTACGTATTCAAACAATTTTAGAGCGTGAACTAGATATCGCTGAATCAAAGTATAGTCCTGATGGTGCAATTGCGATTGCTTTGAATCCAAATACAGGAGGAATACTGGGGATGAGTTCACGACCTAATTTCCACCCGAATGATTATCAAAAGGTGGACAGTGAGGTATTTAACCGTAACTTGCCAATTTGGAGCACGTTTGAGCCTGGCTCTACTTTTAAGATTATTACACTTGCAGCTGCTTTAGAAGAGCAAGTAGTAGATTTAGAAAATGATAGATATTTTGATACTGGCAGTATTGACGTTGGTGGAACGAAGTTAAGATGCTGGAAGCCAGGTGGACATGGCGATCAATCATTTTTAGAAGTAGTACAGAACTCTTGTAACCCAGGATTTGTTCATTTAGGACAATTGTTAGGCAAGCAGAAACTATTCTCCTATATTGAAAAATTTGGCTTTGGATCTAAGACAGGAATTGATTTATTCGGTGAAGGTACAGGAATTTTATTTAATTTAGAAAATGTGGGTCCGGTAGAGCTTGGTACAACATCTTTTGGTCAAGGTGTATCTGTGACACCTATTCAACAAGTTATGGCAGTAGCGGCAGCCATTAATGGCGGATATTTATACGAACCTTATATTGCTGAAGCTTGGATTGATCCAGAAACGGGTAAAGCAGTAGAGAAAATGGAACCGAAATTAAAAGAAAAAGTTATTTCAGATTCAACCTCTGAAGAGATACGTCATGCATTAGAAACCGTTGTTGCAGAAGGAACTGGTCGACCAGCTTATGTGGACGATTATCGCATTGGAGGAAAAACAGGAACAGCGCAAAAGGTTGGCCCTGATGGACGTTATTTACAAAATAATTATATTGTTTCATTTATCGGAGCTGCTCCCATAGAAAAACCAGAAATTGTTGTCTATGTAGCAATTGATAACCCTAAAAATGTTGTGCAATTTGGTGGAGTTGTTGCCGCACCAATTGTTGGAACAATTATTGAAGATAGTTTACGCGCTTTAGATGTCCCACGAAGCAAAGATGGTGTTCCTAAAAAATATGCATGGCCAGAACAACCAACAATAGAAGTACCTGATTTGATTGGGATGCAGACAAGTGAATTACTTTCCTTTATGGATGATTTAACGGTTGAAACGAGCGGTGAAGGTGATTACATTATTGCTCAGGAACCGAAAGCAGGAATAAAGGTAGAGGAAGGATCTACTATTCGAGTATTTTTAGATGAAAAGGCTCGTTGATTCATGCGTATCTTTGATATAATATTATGGAAGATGTAATTGGTTAGTTATTTTATTTCGCATGAAGTTAGGTAAAAGTAATAAAACATGCATCGCTATCCTAAGGACCTTGGAAGGCGGTGCATGTTAACCAATTTTTTAAATAGGATTCATACACGAGATATAAAGGGTATTGAAGAATATGTTATAAGATAAACAAAATCAATACAAATATAATTGATACAGCAAAGGTAGGTTAAATGTAAAATGAAATTAGATAAATTATTGGAAATACTACCATTCTTTTCCGCAAAAAATCCAATAGAAGATATAGAAATTAACAATGTTGAAATGGATCACCGTAATATCAAAAAAGGGGATCTTTTTGTTTGCATAAAAGGGTTTACAGTTGATGGACATGATTTTATCGAGCCAGCCATTGAAAATGGGGCAAGAGCTATCATTGCTGAAAAAGAAGTAAACACTTCTGTACCAGTAATTGTTGTGTCTGATACAACTAGAGCATTATCTCTTCTAGCAAATCAATTTTATGATTATCCAACAAATAAGCTCCAATTAGTTGGAATCACCGGAACAAATGGTAAAACAACAATTACTTATTTATTAGAGGCAATATTGAATAAGGCCAACCAAAAAACAGGTGTAATCGGCACAATTCAAACCAAAATTGGAACAGATACATATCCAGTAAAAAACACAACTCCTGATTCGCTACAACTGCAAAAGACATTTTATCAAATGGTGCAGGCAAATGTAGATACAGCTATTATGGAGGTTTCTTCTCATGCACTTGATTTGGGAAGAGTATATGGTTGTGATTATGATATCGCTATTTTTACAAATTTATCTCAGGATCATTTGGATTATCATGAGGATATGAAGGATTATTTACGAGCAAAAAGCATGTTGTTTGCACAGCTGGGTAATGGATATGACAAAGCTAAGAAAAAGTTTGCCATCGTTAATGAAGATGACGTACATAGTGCCATTTTAAAGAAAAGTACTGCACAGCCTGTCTTAACTTATGGCTGTAAAAATACTGCGGATATCATGGCAAAAAATATTTCACTGGAAATTACACACACTACTTTTACCCTAGAAACTCCGGTGGGAACAGTGGAAATAAAAACTCCACTTATTGGAATGTTTAATGTGTATAATATGTTAGCAGCAATAGCAGCATCACTTGCTATGAATATTCCATTAGAGACGATTAAAGCAGCATTAGAAAATATTCCTGGTGTAGATGGTCGCTTTGAGCAAGTAAAGGCTGGTCAAGACTATGCAGTCATTGTTGATTATGCACATACACCTGATTCTTTAGAGAATGTACTACAAACAATTACAGAGTTTGTTAAGGGTAAAATTTATGTTGTTGTTGGCTGTGGTGGCGATCGTGATCGTACGAAGCGCCCATTAATGGCTAATATTGCTGTTCAATACGCAGACAAAGCATTGCTTACTTCAGATAATCCGAGAACAGAAGATCCAGAAAGCATTTTAGAAGATATGGTTGCTGGAATCAAAAAAGATAATTATGAAGTAATTGTTCAGCGAAAAGAAGCTATAGCAAGAGCAGTTGAAATTGCATCTGAAGGTGATATTATACTGATTGCTGGTAAAGGTCATGAGACATATCAAGAAATTAATAATGTACGATATGACTTTGACGATCGTATCGTTGCGCATGAAGCCATACGAGCTAAGGAGAATTAAAACATGTTATTAACAACAAAATGGATTGAAAAACATTTACCAAATGAAAAGGGTAATCTTTTCGAGGAAATCATGATTGAGCATGTTACAACAGATAGTCGCTTACAACAGCCGAATGCATTATTTGTTCCCATTGTTGGCGATTTATTTGATGGGCATGACTTCTTAGAGCAGGCAATCGATAATGGAGCTGTTGCTACGCTGTGGAAGAAAGATAAAGAGCTACCAAGCTTTGTTGCAAGGGATTTTCCTGTTTTCTACGTTACAGATACGTTAGAGGGATTACAGTATCTTTCTCATATGTATCGTAAAGAAATAAATCCGATTGTTATTGGGATTACAGGATCAAATGGAAAAACGACGACAAAAGATATTGTTGCTGCTGTTTGTAAGAAGAAATATAAGACACATTATACAGCTGGGAATTTCAATAATCATATCGGTATGCCGTTAACCATATTAAGTATGCCTGAGGATACAGAAGTACTCGTGTTAGAAATGGGTATGAATCATTTTAAAGAGCTTGAATTATTATCTAATCTTGCTGAGCCAGATTATGCAATTATTACTAATATTGGGGAATCACATATAGAATTTTTAGGTTCACGTGATGGTATTACCCAAGCTAAATTAGAAATAATTAGTGGCCTTGCAGAAGAAGGAAAGTTAATTATCGATGGTGATGAGCCATTGCTCCATATACATAATACGTTTAGACGAACATTAACTTGTGGTTTTCAAGTAGAAAATGATGTGGTTATTAGCAATGTTCATGTATCACAAAAGAATACGACATTTGAGCTTTCTGATCAGCAAACTTATGAGATACCTTTAATTGGTAAGCATCATGCTCAAAATGCGTCTTTTGCAGTTTGTCTAGGGAAGTTATTGCAAATTCCTGTCGATCAAATAAAAGAAGGTTTAATGAGTTTAGAATTAACAGCAATGCGTTTCGAATTTTTAACTGGCAAAAATGATGCGGTTATTATTAATGATGCTTACAATGCTTCACCAACATCGCTGAAGGCTTCCATTGAGATTGTTAAACATTTAGACGGTTTCAAAGAGAAGATTTTAGTGCTAGGGGATATTTATGAACTTGGTGATCGTTCAGAAGAAATGCATCGCTCAATTGTTCCTGTGATAGACGAAAAAATTACTGCTGTGTTAACATATGGGAATGATTCTATTTATATTCATAATGCCATCTTAGAACAAAATAAACCTGTAGCATGTATGCATTTTACAGAAAAAGATGCTTTGTTAAATCATTTGGAGCGCTATTTAGTAAAGGATAATTTAATTTTATTTAAAGCATCCAGAGGTTTGGCATTCGAGCATTTGGTAAAAGACGTCTTAGCAAAATAGGGAATTATAAAGAAAAGCGAAAGTTGCGCCCTTACAGGTTAAAAACGTGACGTCACGAGCACAACGTCCTGCTCTATGGAATATGACGGTTATTGCAACAAGGAGGAAGTAAATTGGAGCTATATATGTTAATTATAACAATTTTGATTGCATTTTTAATTACCGTCCTTATATCACCGATTGCTATTCCCTTTCTTAGAAGATTAAAGTTTGGACAGAGCATTCGAGAAGAAGGACCAGAATCACATCAGAAAAAATCAGGTACTCCAACTATGGGAGGTATCATGATTGTTTTAAGTATTGTCATCACTTCCATCATTGTAGCGTTTAAATTTAGTCCATTTGGCTTTGGTCATGAGATGGGTCTACTTCTATTCGTTATTATTGGTTATGGTTTAATTGGTTTTATTGATGATTTTATTATTGTAGCATTTAAAAGAAATTTAGGTCTTACATCTAAGCAGAAAATGTTTGGGCAATTATTGATCGCATTTATCTTTTATCTATTATTAAGATATTACGAAGTGCCAACTTATATTCAAATTCCTGGAACTGATATTCAATGGGATCTTGGATGGGGTTATGCAATACTTGTTGTATTTATGCTGGTAGGGGCATCTAATGCGGTGAATCTTACGGATGGATTAGATGGTTTATTATCAGGTACGGCGGTTATTGCTTTTGGAGCTTTCGGAGTTTTAGCTTGGTATGGAATTCCACAAAATGATGTAGCCATCTTTACTTTAGCTGTAGTTGGAGCATTATTAGGCTTTTTAGTATTCAATGCACACCCAGCAAAGGTCTTTATGGGTGATACTGGATCTCTAGCATTAGGTGGGGCGATAGCTGCAGTTGCTATTTTAACAAAAATGGAAATTTTACTTGTTATTATTGGAGGAGTTTTCGTTATCGAAACGATTTCTGTTATTCTTCAAGTAATTTCCTTTAAATTAACAGGAAAACGTATTTTTAAAATGAGTCCACTGCATCATCATTATGAATTAAAAGGATGGTCTGAGTGGCGAGTGGTAACAACATTTTGGTTTGTAGGTCTTATCTTCGCTGCTTTAGGCATTTATATTGAGGTGTGGTTAACATGAAAAAACAATTTGATTTTCCTTATGAAAATATTCTTGTTTTAGGCTTAGCAAAAAGTGGAACCGCTGCGGCTAAATTCTTACTAGAAAATGGTAAAAATGTCTGTATTAATGATCTTCAAGCAACTGAAAATGACGTAATGATTCAAGAATTAACAAAAATGGGAGCGAAAGTTGTGTTAGGCTCCCACCCACTTGATATCTTAAATAATGTCGATATCATTGTAAAAAATCCAGGCATACCATATCATATCCCATTGCTGAAAGAAGCAATGGAGCGAAAAATTCCGATTGTCACTGAAATTGAGATAGCTAGTAGTATTACAGAAGGTGCCATTATTGGAATTACAGGATCGAATGGAAAAACAACAACCTCTACATTGATTTATCAAATGCTGAAGCATGATCAGCAAGCAGTGAAAATTGCCGGAAATATTGGTGTAGTAGCAACAGAAGTGGCAAAAGATATGACAAAAGATGAAAAGATGGTTTTAGAACTATCTTCTTTCCAATTATTAGGCATTGAATCCTTTCGCCCACATATGGCTGTATTATTAAATATTTATGAGGCGCATTTAGATTATCACCATTCCATAGAGCATTATGAACAGGCAAAGTTTAATATTTTTAAAAATCAGGAACAGACTGATTATCTAATATACAATGCTGATCAAGAAAGAATTGCCACAGCTGCGAAGCTTTCTAATGCTACACTAGTTCCATTCTCTACGAAACAAAAAGAAGTTTCAGGAGCTTGGACAGATAAGGAATATATTTATTTTAAGAATGAAAAGGTTATTGCAATTGATGAAATTGTGTTAGTTGGTGAGCATAACTTAGAAAATATTTTAGCAGCAGTTAGTGTAGCGAAATTAAATGATGTGAGTAATGAAAGCATTCAATATTTACTCAAGCATTTTACAGGCGTAGAGCACCGCTTACAATTTGTTCGAAAAGTAAATGAGCGCTTGTTTTACAATGATTCTAAAGCAACTAATATATTAGCTACAGAGGTTGCCTTAAAAGCATTTAACCAACCGACTATTCTTCTTGCAGGAGGGTTAGATCGAGGTACGGAATTTGATGAGATTATTCCGTTTCTAAAAAATGTAAAGCATATGATTTTATTCGGTCAAACAAAGGAAAAGTTAAAAATGATTGCTGAGAAGGCTGAGAAATCATTTGAATTAGTGGAAACTGTTGCAGAAGCAGTAGATCAAGCATATAAACATTCGGCAAATGGAGATGTCATTTTATTATCCCCTGCATGTGCAAGCTGGGATCAGTTTAAAACTTTTGAAGATAGAGGAAACATGTTTATCCAAGCTGTACATAAACTTTAGTATAGGGGACATGTTTATTCAAAAGTGAAATCATTATTTAATTCACTAAAACACCCCTAAATTAAAGCTATAAATAGGGGTGTTTTTTTGATGCGAAATATAACCACAAAGAACAAGCCAGATATTTATTTATTGTTTTTCGTAATTTTATTAGTTGGTATAGGGTTAATGATGATTTATAGTGCTTCTCATATCTGGGCAACAGATAAATTTGCTGATCCGTTTTATTTCGTGAAACGTCAAGGACTATTTGCTGTCCTTGGAATTGCTTTAATGTTTTTTGTGATGCAAATACATTATTTACAATGGAAAAAATATGTTTACATCATTTTGTTTCTATCCTATCTGCTCTTAATACTTGTATTAATCCCAGGAATAGGTATTGTTCGTGGAGGTGCACAAAGCTGGATTGGCATTGGAATTTTTAGTATTCAGCCTGCTGAATTTTCTAAGCTAGCACTGATTATCTTTTTATCTACATTTTTAACTTCAAAGAATACGGAAATAACTTCTTTAAAGAAAGGATTTATTCCTTCCTTATTTATTCTCTTTTCTACCTTTGGTTTTATTATGTTACAACCAGATTTAGGAACAGGTATCGTTTTAGTATTAACTTGTATGCTGTTAATTTTTATCGCTGGTGCAAAAATTTCCCACTTTTTAAGTTTAGCAGCTATGGGGGGAATTGCCTTTGTAGGGTTAATTTTATCTGCTCCTTATCGAATTAGTAGAATAACAGCCTTTCTAAATCCGTGGGAAGATCCCTTAGGTGACGGTTTCCAGATTATCCAATCTCTATATGCAATTGGTCCAGGTGGGTTATTAGGAGTAGGCTTTAAAAATAGTCTGCAAAAATATTTCTATTTACCAGAGCCACAAACTGATTTTATTTTCTCAATCTTTGCAGAGGAATATGGTTTTATTGGTGGGGTAGGTTTGTTAATATTATTTATACTAGTGTTATGGCGTGGAATCTATATTGCATTGAAAGCTCCAGATGCTTTTAGTAGATTTCTAGCATTTGGGATTGTAGGAATGATTACCATTCAGGTAATGATTAATATCAGTGTAGTAATTGGTTTGATTCCAGTAACTGGAATTACCCTGCCATTATTAAGTTATGGAGGCTCATCATTAGTTTTATGTTTATTTTCCATTGGAATTTTACTTAATATTAGTAAATTTACCAAGGATTATTAAAAAAAAGACGTTTTTAAAATAGATGTAATATATGTATCAACACTTCTTATGTTATAATAAAAAATAATTAAAATGTCATTAAGCTTCTTATTTATATGACAAAAATTAACTTTTAGAGATAAAGGAAGAAAATCGGATATGAAACAGGAAAAGATTGTTTCCATTGAGGATCGTATTCCTAAATTGAAGCAAGCTAGAAAGAAGAAAGCTAATCGTCGTCTGATTATTTATCTCTCAATCTTTTTTTTATTGATTGCTATTATTGTCTACATGCAATCCCCTTTAAGTCATATTAAAGTAATAAACGTAGAGGGAATCGAACATGTGGATGAACAAGAAATATTAAAAAGAAGTGAATTGAATACAGAAACGAATATTTGGACTGTTACGAAGAAATCTATTGAGCAACGTATTGAAAAGCATCCAGTAGTTTCAAATGTGGAGATTAGAAAAAAGTTGCCGAGCACAATAGAAATTAATGTAACAGAATTCGAAAGAGTAGGTTATGTATTTCAAGATAACGGGTATTATTTATTATTGGAGAATGGAAACATGTTATCAGAGCCCCAACAACCTACTGGCGATGCTCCTCTACTTCTTCAATTTACGGATGAATCCTATTTACAAAGAATGACAGAAGAGCTTAAAAATTTACCAAAAAGTATTTTGAATCTCATTTCCGAAATTTATTGGAATCCTGCTGAAGAGGATGAAAATAAAATCCTGCTTTATATGAATGATGGAATCATGGTAGATAGTTCTATTCGAGATTTTTCTGAGAAGATGAAAATATACCCATCCATCGCCGCACAAATAGAGCCAGGAAGTAAGGGAATACTACACATTGGTGTAGGTGCATATTTTGAAAAATTTGAATAGAAATGATTGAAACATTAAAGATGTATTACAAAATATGGGTATTTTAATCATTACCTTGAGTTTTGTCTAGTAAATTGTGTACTATATTAATATGTATATCAAATGTATATAAAATTAAAGATAACATCAGGATATGGATTCATACAACATAGATAGTGCTGATATAGGAGGTGCCCTTCATTGAATAATAGTGAACTAGTAGTGAGTTTGGATATAGGTACATCTGAAATTAAAGTTATAATTGGAGAAGTTTTAAATGATTCATTGAATATCATTGGTGTTGGTACCGCTGCATCAACTGGAATGAAGAAAGGTGCCATTGTTGATATCGATGAAACAGTTAATTCGATAAGAAAAGCTGTAGAGCAAGCAGAAAGAATGGTAGGAATAGAAATTAATCAAGTTGTTGTAGGGATTAATGGAAGTCATATTCAATTACACCCAACACATGGCGTTGTAGCTGTGCAAAATGAACAGCGTG contains the following coding sequences:
- a CDS encoding penicillin-binding transpeptidase domain-containing protein, with translation MKNNNNTKLMTGILMIVFVAMFMIIAGRFIYIQAKGEIDGVSLKEWAEEQRKSSYVLKASRGKIFDAKGMPLAADRLTYRMYAIIDEDFSRGAKEKKHVDDVEGTAEALAPILETDEAFLIEQIENGKEKGSFQVEFGKVGRELSQKTKVAIEELKLPGIQFDEEPVRYYPNGVFASHIIGFAQKNNETEELHGVTGIEKDLDELLSGKNGEVSYQRDLYNKKLLDPDEVVQKPLDGHDVYLTIEQKIQTLLDDAMTEVESTYEPERITAVVMNAKTGEIVAMSNRPSYDPNYPADVENWYNDVISSPFEPGSTVKMFTWAAAIDAGVYEGSELFKSGRYQINQRIEPIGDHNQGEGWGTISYDEGFARSSNVAASKLVWEELGPEKFLEYLEAFDFDKKTSIDLPGEIPGRILYNWPLEKITTSFGQGSTMTPIQQIKAASAFANGGKMLQPYVIDKIVDPNTGEIIEEKEPKVVGEPISEQTAAEVIDLLDLVVNSEEGTGQMYQLDSYSAIGKTGTAEIPDPKGETAYLTGKNNYVFSFLGMAPKDDPELIMHISVKQPKLDDGESGSAPVSYIFRNVMENGLHYLNIEPDQEENQEAQVVKLPNLINENVEQVYQLLTEQGLRVSIVGKGERIQEASARQGTELLINDRLILITEEPTMPDVTGWSYREILLFAEMLDMKLETIGNGYVVKQSVEEGMELKENDYLAVELLPPTEKPKPEEEKKEERQE
- a CDS encoding stage V sporulation protein D, yielding MKFVSTMMTKKRIVTVFLFGILLFIVIALRLAYVQLVMTDRLTSEANDLWSRDISFAANRGDILDAQGKPIADSTAALSVMVVPSQIEDKETVAQAFMDILNMDYKQAIEFITKRESIVRVQPHGRKISTEQEEELKKLDLKGVYLAKDSKRHYPYDNYLSHVLGFTGIDNQGLMGLELFYDEKLSGKEGKLSYFSDAKGRRLEESADFYMAAEDGLHLRTTIDLRIQTILERELDIAESKYSPDGAIAIALNPNTGGILGMSSRPNFHPNDYQKVDSEVFNRNLPIWSTFEPGSTFKIITLAAALEEQVVDLENDRYFDTGSIDVGGTKLRCWKPGGHGDQSFLEVVQNSCNPGFVHLGQLLGKQKLFSYIEKFGFGSKTGIDLFGEGTGILFNLENVGPVELGTTSFGQGVSVTPIQQVMAVAAAINGGYLYEPYIAEAWIDPETGKAVEKMEPKLKEKVISDSTSEEIRHALETVVAEGTGRPAYVDDYRIGGKTGTAQKVGPDGRYLQNNYIVSFIGAAPIEKPEIVVYVAIDNPKNVVQFGGVVAAPIVGTIIEDSLRALDVPRSKDGVPKKYAWPEQPTIEVPDLIGMQTSELLSFMDDLTVETSGEGDYIIAQEPKAGIKVEEGSTIRVFLDEKAR
- a CDS encoding UDP-N-acetylmuramoyl-L-alanyl-D-glutamate--2,6-diaminopimelate ligase, producing the protein MKLDKLLEILPFFSAKNPIEDIEINNVEMDHRNIKKGDLFVCIKGFTVDGHDFIEPAIENGARAIIAEKEVNTSVPVIVVSDTTRALSLLANQFYDYPTNKLQLVGITGTNGKTTITYLLEAILNKANQKTGVIGTIQTKIGTDTYPVKNTTPDSLQLQKTFYQMVQANVDTAIMEVSSHALDLGRVYGCDYDIAIFTNLSQDHLDYHEDMKDYLRAKSMLFAQLGNGYDKAKKKFAIVNEDDVHSAILKKSTAQPVLTYGCKNTADIMAKNISLEITHTTFTLETPVGTVEIKTPLIGMFNVYNMLAAIAASLAMNIPLETIKAALENIPGVDGRFEQVKAGQDYAVIVDYAHTPDSLENVLQTITEFVKGKIYVVVGCGGDRDRTKRPLMANIAVQYADKALLTSDNPRTEDPESILEDMVAGIKKDNYEVIVQRKEAIARAVEIASEGDIILIAGKGHETYQEINNVRYDFDDRIVAHEAIRAKEN
- the murF gene encoding UDP-N-acetylmuramoyl-tripeptide--D-alanyl-D-alanine ligase, which produces MLLTTKWIEKHLPNEKGNLFEEIMIEHVTTDSRLQQPNALFVPIVGDLFDGHDFLEQAIDNGAVATLWKKDKELPSFVARDFPVFYVTDTLEGLQYLSHMYRKEINPIVIGITGSNGKTTTKDIVAAVCKKKYKTHYTAGNFNNHIGMPLTILSMPEDTEVLVLEMGMNHFKELELLSNLAEPDYAIITNIGESHIEFLGSRDGITQAKLEIISGLAEEGKLIIDGDEPLLHIHNTFRRTLTCGFQVENDVVISNVHVSQKNTTFELSDQQTYEIPLIGKHHAQNASFAVCLGKLLQIPVDQIKEGLMSLELTAMRFEFLTGKNDAVIINDAYNASPTSLKASIEIVKHLDGFKEKILVLGDIYELGDRSEEMHRSIVPVIDEKITAVLTYGNDSIYIHNAILEQNKPVACMHFTEKDALLNHLERYLVKDNLILFKASRGLAFEHLVKDVLAK
- the mraY gene encoding phospho-N-acetylmuramoyl-pentapeptide-transferase, with protein sequence MLIITILIAFLITVLISPIAIPFLRRLKFGQSIREEGPESHQKKSGTPTMGGIMIVLSIVITSIIVAFKFSPFGFGHEMGLLLFVIIGYGLIGFIDDFIIVAFKRNLGLTSKQKMFGQLLIAFIFYLLLRYYEVPTYIQIPGTDIQWDLGWGYAILVVFMLVGASNAVNLTDGLDGLLSGTAVIAFGAFGVLAWYGIPQNDVAIFTLAVVGALLGFLVFNAHPAKVFMGDTGSLALGGAIAAVAILTKMEILLVIIGGVFVIETISVILQVISFKLTGKRIFKMSPLHHHYELKGWSEWRVVTTFWFVGLIFAALGIYIEVWLT
- the murD gene encoding UDP-N-acetylmuramoyl-L-alanine--D-glutamate ligase — encoded protein: MKKQFDFPYENILVLGLAKSGTAAAKFLLENGKNVCINDLQATENDVMIQELTKMGAKVVLGSHPLDILNNVDIIVKNPGIPYHIPLLKEAMERKIPIVTEIEIASSITEGAIIGITGSNGKTTTSTLIYQMLKHDQQAVKIAGNIGVVATEVAKDMTKDEKMVLELSSFQLLGIESFRPHMAVLLNIYEAHLDYHHSIEHYEQAKFNIFKNQEQTDYLIYNADQERIATAAKLSNATLVPFSTKQKEVSGAWTDKEYIYFKNEKVIAIDEIVLVGEHNLENILAAVSVAKLNDVSNESIQYLLKHFTGVEHRLQFVRKVNERLFYNDSKATNILATEVALKAFNQPTILLAGGLDRGTEFDEIIPFLKNVKHMILFGQTKEKLKMIAEKAEKSFELVETVAEAVDQAYKHSANGDVILLSPACASWDQFKTFEDRGNMFIQAVHKL